Proteins encoded within one genomic window of Deinococcus malanensis:
- a CDS encoding PRC-barrel domain-containing protein — protein MTQKFPEHTLERLKDTYLSISTSEPDIRGRKVIDRNGEDVGHVEALFIDQGEKKVRILQIHAGGFLGWGGQSFYVPVDAVRQVTPDEVHIDPTRVQVAAAPVYDPELVLEQEPEAWEPAYTHFGYMPYWSSGYIYPGFPVY, from the coding sequence ATGACACAGAAGTTTCCTGAACATACCCTTGAACGTCTGAAAGATACCTACCTGAGCATTTCCACTTCTGAACCGGACATTCGCGGGCGTAAAGTCATCGACCGGAATGGTGAAGACGTCGGTCATGTCGAAGCCTTGTTCATTGACCAGGGCGAGAAGAAAGTCCGCATCCTGCAAATCCATGCCGGGGGCTTCCTTGGTTGGGGGGGCCAGTCGTTCTACGTCCCGGTGGACGCTGTGCGCCAGGTAACGCCGGACGAAGTGCACATTGACCCGACCCGGGTCCAGGTGGCGGCCGCCCCGGTGTATGACCCGGAACTCGTCCTCGAGCAGGAGCCGGAAGCCTGGGAACCGGCCTACACTCACTTCGGGTACATGCCGTACTGGAGTTCCGGGTACATCTACCCCGGCTTCCCGGTGTACTGA